Proteins encoded within one genomic window of Catenulispora sp. MAP5-51:
- a CDS encoding transposase: MTDRAWERISALLPERPRRRRNPGRKPLDDRAVLNGILVVLGRRIGFEKLPQELEYGSGMTCWRRLRDWQRAGIWTDIARVLREEIPEARRIDFDRVIDSGEGGAVEGETRVARRPRSTTLIRQPSPVAMEFGFTALRKSR, from the coding sequence GTGACTGACCGTGCCTGGGAGCGCATCAGCGCCCTGCTCCCCGAACGCCCCCGCCGCCGCCGCAACCCGGGCCGCAAGCCCCTGGACGACCGCGCGGTCCTGAACGGCATCCTGGTCGTCCTCGGCCGCCGCATCGGCTTCGAGAAGCTCCCCCAGGAACTGGAGTACGGAAGCGGCATGACCTGCTGGCGCCGCCTGCGCGACTGGCAGCGCGCCGGCATCTGGACGGACATCGCGCGCGTCCTGCGCGAGGAGATCCCCGAGGCCCGCCGCATCGACTTCGACCGGGTGATCGACAGCGGCGAGGGCGGCGCGGTCGAGGGCGAGACCCGGGTGGCCCGGCGCCCCCGGTCCACGACGCTGATCCGGCAGCCCAGCCCGGTGGCCATGGAGTTCGGGTTCACGGCGCTGCGGAAGAGCCGATAA
- a CDS encoding enoyl-CoA hydratase/isomerase family protein, whose translation MSWEDTARQAADAGIDVLLEGEAATIALNRPDKRNSQTPEFWAALTAIGAALPGTVRVVVLRAEGKSFSAGLDRSMFENFATFAASSDEEVDRTIEGYQQAFTWWRRTGLITVAAVQGHAIGAGFQLALACDIRIAADDALFCMKEPALGLVPDLAGTQPLVDAVGYSRALEIVATARYVDAEEALRIGLANHVVPREELHTAAAKLAADLLAAPRGAVTESKALLRAAAGRPYDEQRAAERAAQTRRFRDLAGTGES comes from the coding sequence ATGAGCTGGGAAGACACCGCACGCCAGGCCGCGGACGCGGGCATCGACGTGCTGCTGGAGGGCGAGGCCGCGACCATCGCGCTGAACCGTCCGGACAAGCGCAACTCGCAGACTCCTGAGTTCTGGGCCGCGCTGACCGCGATCGGCGCCGCGCTGCCGGGCACGGTGCGCGTCGTGGTGCTGCGCGCGGAGGGCAAGTCCTTCTCCGCGGGCCTGGACCGGTCCATGTTCGAGAACTTCGCCACCTTCGCGGCCTCCTCCGACGAGGAGGTGGACCGCACCATCGAGGGCTACCAGCAGGCGTTCACCTGGTGGCGCCGCACCGGTCTGATCACCGTCGCCGCGGTCCAGGGCCACGCCATCGGCGCCGGCTTCCAGCTGGCACTGGCCTGCGACATCCGGATCGCCGCCGACGACGCGCTGTTCTGTATGAAGGAGCCGGCCCTGGGACTGGTGCCGGACCTGGCCGGGACGCAGCCGCTGGTCGACGCGGTCGGCTACTCGCGCGCGCTGGAGATCGTGGCCACCGCGCGCTACGTGGACGCCGAGGAGGCGCTGCGCATCGGGCTGGCCAACCATGTCGTGCCGCGCGAGGAGCTGCACACCGCCGCGGCGAAGCTGGCCGCCGACCTGCTGGCCGCCCCGCGCGGCGCGGTCACGGAGTCGAAGGCTCTGCTGCGGGCAGCGGCGGGGCGTCCGTACGACGAGCAGCGAGCTGCGGAGCGGGCTGCTCAGACGCGGCGGTTCCGGGATCTGGCCGGGACGGGAGAGTCCTGA
- a CDS encoding cysteine desulfurase: MGITPQFLDTDAIRKDFPILQRLVHGDKPLVYLDNAATSQSPQQVIDSIVEYYSLHNANVHRGIHVLAEEATALYEGARDKVAAFINAPREEVVFTKNSSEALNLVANVLGWAGEPYGIRPGDEIVISEMEHHSNIVPWQMTAERLGATLRWFGITDEGRLDLSNLDELINERTKVVSLVHISNILGTVNPVETIVRRAHEVGALVVLDASQSAPHLPLDVQALGADFVAFTGHKMLGPTGVGVLWGRRDLLEELPPFLGGGEMIQTVTMEKSTYAGLPHKYEAGTPPIAEVIALGTAVDYLNGIGMENVAAHEHAITEYALKRLQEVEGLRIIGPATNEDRGAAISFTLGDIHPHDVGQVLDEHGIAVRVGHHCARPVCVRFGIPATTRASFYLYSTPAEVDALVAGLDEVKRFFGV; encoded by the coding sequence ATGGGCATTACCCCTCAGTTCCTTGATACGGATGCCATCCGCAAGGACTTCCCGATCCTGCAGCGCCTGGTGCACGGCGACAAGCCGCTCGTGTACCTGGACAACGCGGCGACCTCGCAGTCGCCGCAGCAGGTGATCGACAGCATCGTCGAGTACTACTCGCTGCACAACGCCAACGTGCACCGCGGCATCCACGTGCTGGCCGAGGAGGCCACGGCGCTGTACGAGGGCGCCCGCGACAAGGTGGCCGCGTTCATCAACGCCCCGCGCGAAGAGGTCGTGTTCACCAAGAACTCCTCCGAGGCGCTGAACCTGGTCGCCAACGTGCTGGGCTGGGCCGGCGAGCCCTACGGCATCCGCCCGGGCGACGAGATCGTCATCTCGGAGATGGAGCACCACTCCAACATCGTGCCGTGGCAGATGACCGCCGAGCGGCTCGGGGCGACGCTGCGCTGGTTCGGGATCACCGACGAGGGCCGTCTGGACCTGTCGAACCTGGACGAGCTGATCAACGAGCGCACCAAGGTGGTCTCGCTGGTCCACATCTCCAACATCCTGGGCACCGTGAACCCGGTCGAGACCATCGTCAGGCGCGCGCACGAGGTCGGCGCGCTGGTGGTCCTGGACGCCTCGCAGTCCGCCCCGCACCTGCCGCTGGACGTGCAGGCCCTGGGCGCCGACTTCGTCGCCTTCACCGGCCACAAGATGCTCGGCCCGACCGGCGTCGGCGTGCTGTGGGGCCGCCGGGACCTGCTGGAGGAGCTGCCGCCCTTCCTCGGCGGCGGCGAGATGATCCAGACGGTCACCATGGAGAAGTCCACGTACGCGGGCCTGCCGCACAAGTACGAGGCCGGCACGCCGCCGATCGCCGAGGTGATCGCGCTGGGCACCGCCGTGGACTACCTCAACGGCATCGGCATGGAGAACGTCGCGGCGCACGAGCACGCGATCACCGAGTACGCGCTCAAGCGGCTGCAGGAGGTCGAGGGTCTGCGGATCATCGGCCCGGCGACCAACGAGGACCGCGGCGCGGCCATCTCGTTCACGCTCGGCGACATCCACCCGCACGACGTGGGCCAGGTCCTCGACGAGCACGGCATCGCGGTGCGCGTCGGCCACCACTGCGCGCGTCCGGTGTGTGTGCGGTTCGGAATTCCCGCGACCACGCGAGCGTCGTTCTATCTGTACTCCACGCCCGCCGAGGTCGACGCCCTCGTCGCGGGTCTGGACGAGGTCAAGCGGTTCTTCGGAGTCTGA
- a CDS encoding SGNH/GDSL hydrolase family protein — MDFTALSARQGKIMVSVGDSFTEGMCDDIRTDGSFRGWADRVAERLAADDPHLRYANLAVRGKLIGQIERDQIPLAATMDADLITLAGGLNDVLRPGCDMKAVEASVRSCFRQLATTKATIVLFRPTDPRRRMRGSQRLMPAVNRLIELVDEFGQAHGAVVVDLFTARVFDDPRMWAEDRLHFSPEGHRRVAEAVLQAMGAEPSFDWRAGPPPARPKPWLQARRQDLRWIRIYLLPWIGRRITGKSSGDGRAAKRPEPTPVVEPAQA; from the coding sequence ATGGACTTCACGGCACTGAGTGCCCGCCAGGGCAAGATCATGGTCTCGGTCGGGGACTCCTTCACCGAGGGCATGTGCGACGACATCCGCACCGACGGTTCGTTCCGCGGCTGGGCCGACCGGGTCGCCGAGCGGCTGGCCGCCGACGACCCGCACCTGCGCTACGCCAACCTCGCGGTGCGCGGCAAGCTGATCGGCCAGATCGAGCGCGACCAGATCCCGCTCGCGGCGACGATGGACGCCGACCTGATCACCCTGGCCGGCGGCCTGAACGACGTGCTGCGGCCGGGCTGCGACATGAAGGCGGTCGAGGCCAGCGTCCGGTCCTGCTTCCGGCAGCTGGCCACCACCAAGGCCACGATCGTCCTGTTCCGCCCCACCGATCCGCGCCGCCGGATGCGCGGCTCGCAGCGCCTGATGCCGGCCGTCAACCGGCTGATCGAGCTGGTCGACGAGTTCGGCCAGGCGCACGGCGCGGTGGTCGTGGACCTGTTCACGGCCCGGGTCTTCGACGACCCGCGCATGTGGGCCGAGGACCGCCTGCACTTCTCCCCCGAGGGCCACCGCCGCGTCGCCGAGGCGGTCCTGCAGGCCATGGGCGCCGAGCCGAGCTTCGACTGGCGCGCCGGACCGCCGCCGGCGCGGCCCAAGCCCTGGCTCCAGGCCCGCCGCCAGGACCTGCGGTGGATACGGATCTACCTGCTGCCCTGGATCGGCCGCCGGATCACCGGCAAGTCCTCCGGCGACGGCCGCGCGGCCAAGCGGCCCGAGCCGACCCCGGTGGTGGAGCCCGCTCAGGCATAG
- a CDS encoding NUDIX domain-containing protein: MSGIRKATDSSREACMLAVHLILQRPDDERVLLGLRRGAVWGSGRWHVPAGHVEPGEDAVQALVREAREELGVRIDPADLEHAVTVHHREADGEPRMQLFFAASRWSGGPVNAEPGKCEKLGWFTVDDLPSATVGYTRTALSSWRAGRSFAVCWRDSRRVDRGLGSRLIAGLQAI, encoded by the coding sequence GTGTCCGGGATCCGGAAGGCGACTGACAGCAGCCGAGAGGCGTGCATGCTCGCCGTCCACCTCATCTTGCAGCGGCCCGATGACGAGCGCGTGCTTCTGGGACTGCGCAGAGGGGCCGTGTGGGGTTCCGGACGGTGGCACGTGCCCGCCGGCCACGTCGAGCCCGGCGAGGACGCTGTGCAGGCTCTGGTCCGCGAGGCGCGCGAGGAGCTCGGCGTGCGCATCGACCCCGCCGATCTGGAGCACGCGGTGACGGTCCACCACCGCGAGGCCGACGGCGAACCGCGCATGCAGCTGTTCTTCGCGGCCAGCCGCTGGTCCGGCGGCCCGGTGAACGCCGAGCCCGGCAAGTGCGAGAAGCTCGGCTGGTTCACGGTCGACGACCTGCCCTCGGCGACGGTCGGCTACACCCGCACGGCGTTGAGCTCCTGGCGGGCCGGACGCTCGTTCGCGGTGTGCTGGCGGGACAGCCGGCGGGTGGACCGGGGTCTGGGCAGCCGTCTGATCGCGGGTCTGCAGGCGATCTGA
- a CDS encoding phosphotransferase family protein, with amino-acid sequence MLNPPDSFPEDELRALLANTWELQVTASAYAPVGFGSHHWSIRDAEGGQWFVTVDELPGGPEAAAERLRELRNALSVPRTLREHGHAFAVAPVAAPDGTVVAGLGPGFAVSVYPHLDGDSHPWQPWEGADPALRAEALAVVGELHAVPRSDWGAADTEDFAIPQRATLDAALAGRLPDPAAGPFAGPAGDLVARHAALLGRLLAHHDALADAARARPETFVLTHGEPHLGNFLRVRDRLVLIDWDTALIAPPERDLWDFELGNPAVQDLYSLRWDLTETAVYLGLFSRPHLGDANERASWINLADTLANLETTAARIEPSWTSRH; translated from the coding sequence ATGTTGAACCCTCCGGACTCGTTTCCTGAAGACGAGTTGCGTGCGCTGTTGGCGAACACCTGGGAGCTGCAGGTGACGGCCTCGGCGTACGCCCCGGTCGGCTTCGGTTCACACCATTGGTCGATCCGGGACGCCGAGGGCGGACAGTGGTTCGTCACCGTGGATGAGCTCCCCGGCGGACCGGAGGCCGCGGCAGAGCGGCTGAGGGAGTTGAGGAACGCTCTCTCCGTCCCCAGGACCCTACGCGAACACGGACACGCCTTCGCAGTCGCCCCGGTGGCGGCCCCGGACGGCACCGTCGTGGCCGGACTCGGCCCCGGCTTCGCGGTGTCGGTCTACCCGCACCTGGACGGCGACAGCCACCCCTGGCAGCCCTGGGAAGGCGCCGACCCCGCCCTGCGCGCCGAGGCCCTGGCCGTCGTCGGCGAACTCCACGCGGTCCCGCGCTCCGACTGGGGCGCCGCCGACACCGAGGACTTCGCGATCCCCCAGCGCGCCACCCTCGACGCCGCCCTGGCCGGCCGCCTCCCCGATCCGGCGGCCGGCCCGTTCGCCGGGCCGGCCGGAGATCTCGTCGCCCGGCACGCCGCGCTGCTCGGCCGGCTGCTGGCGCACCACGACGCCCTCGCCGACGCCGCCCGCGCCCGCCCGGAGACCTTCGTCCTCACCCACGGCGAGCCCCACCTCGGCAACTTCCTGCGGGTCCGGGACCGCCTGGTGCTGATCGACTGGGACACCGCGCTGATCGCCCCGCCGGAGCGCGACCTGTGGGACTTCGAGCTCGGCAACCCCGCGGTGCAGGACCTGTACAGCCTGCGCTGGGACCTCACCGAGACCGCCGTCTACCTGGGCCTTTTCAGCCGCCCCCACCTCGGCGACGCCAACGAGCGGGCGAGCTGGATCAACCTCGCGGACACCCTGGCGAACCTGGAAACTACCGCCGCTAGGATCGAGCCATCATGGACTTCACGGCACTGA
- a CDS encoding helix-turn-helix domain-containing protein, translating to MAETLKKGSRVTGDARSQLAIDLKAKYEAGESIRALAQSTGRSYGFVHRMLSESGVTLRGRGGATRGKAKTA from the coding sequence GTGGCCGAGACTCTCAAGAAGGGCAGCCGGGTGACCGGCGACGCGCGGTCGCAGCTCGCGATCGACCTCAAGGCGAAGTACGAGGCGGGCGAGTCCATTCGCGCCCTCGCCCAGTCCACCGGGCGTTCGTACGGGTTCGTGCACCGGATGCTCAGCGAATCCGGTGTGACGCTTCGGGGCCGGGGCGGCGCGACGCGCGGCAAGGCGAAGACTGCCTGA
- a CDS encoding ABC-F family ATP-binding cassette domain-containing protein, with product MITATDVELRAGSRILIEKASFRVGPGDRIGLVGRNGAGKTTLTKTLAGETIPAGGSIHRSGQVGYLPQDPRTGDLDVIARDRILSARGLDDILRRMRENEKRMASDDQATHDKAMRRYARLEDEFIAAGGYAAESEAATIASALGLPDRVMNQPLHTLSGGQRRRVELSRILFGDNEVLLLDEPTNHLDADSIVWLRDFLKTYKGGFIVISHDVNLVEQCVNKVFHLDANRAAIDYYNMGWKLYLKQREDDERRRKRERANVEKKAAVLNAQADKMRASATKTVAAQNMARRANRMLAGLDEVRQSDKVAKLRFPTPAPCGKTPLFATGLSKSYGSLEVFTDVDLAVDRGSKVVILGLNGAGKTTLLRLLGSVETPDTGQVEEGHGLKLGYYAQEHETLDPERTVLENMRSAAPDLDLVDVRKTLGSFLFSGDDVDKPAGVLSGGEKTRLALATLVVSTANVLLLDEPTNNLDPASRAEILGALGTYEGAVIMVTHDEGAVQALNPERVILLPDGDEDLWSEQYLDLVSLA from the coding sequence GTGATCACCGCAACCGACGTCGAGCTCCGGGCCGGCAGCCGCATCCTGATCGAGAAGGCCTCCTTCCGAGTGGGGCCCGGCGACCGCATCGGCCTCGTGGGCCGTAACGGCGCCGGCAAGACCACGCTCACCAAGACCCTGGCCGGCGAGACCATCCCGGCCGGCGGCAGCATCCACCGCTCCGGCCAGGTCGGCTATCTGCCGCAGGACCCCCGCACCGGCGACCTGGACGTGATCGCGCGCGATCGCATCCTGTCCGCCCGCGGCCTGGACGACATCCTGCGCCGGATGCGCGAGAACGAGAAGCGCATGGCCTCCGACGACCAGGCCACGCACGACAAGGCGATGCGCCGCTACGCCCGCCTGGAGGACGAGTTCATCGCCGCCGGCGGCTACGCCGCCGAGTCCGAGGCCGCGACCATCGCCTCGGCCCTGGGCCTGCCCGACCGCGTGATGAACCAGCCCCTGCACACCCTGTCCGGCGGCCAGCGCCGCCGCGTCGAGCTGTCCCGGATCCTGTTCGGGGACAACGAGGTCCTGCTCCTGGACGAGCCGACCAACCACCTCGACGCCGACTCGATCGTCTGGCTGCGCGACTTCCTGAAGACCTACAAGGGCGGCTTCATCGTCATCTCCCACGACGTGAACCTGGTCGAGCAGTGCGTGAACAAGGTCTTCCACCTGGACGCTAACCGCGCCGCGATCGACTACTACAACATGGGCTGGAAGCTCTACCTCAAGCAGCGTGAGGATGACGAGCGCCGCCGCAAGCGCGAGCGGGCCAACGTCGAGAAGAAGGCCGCTGTGCTGAACGCGCAGGCCGACAAGATGCGCGCCTCGGCCACCAAGACCGTCGCCGCGCAGAACATGGCCCGCCGCGCCAACCGCATGCTGGCCGGGCTGGACGAGGTCCGTCAGTCGGACAAGGTGGCGAAGCTTCGTTTCCCCACGCCGGCGCCCTGCGGTAAGACGCCGCTGTTCGCCACCGGCTTGTCGAAGTCCTACGGCTCGCTGGAGGTCTTCACCGACGTCGACCTGGCGGTGGACCGCGGCTCCAAGGTCGTCATCCTGGGCCTGAACGGCGCCGGCAAGACCACGCTGCTGCGCCTGCTCGGCAGCGTCGAGACGCCGGACACCGGCCAGGTCGAGGAGGGCCACGGTCTCAAGCTCGGCTACTACGCGCAGGAGCACGAGACGCTCGACCCGGAGCGCACCGTCCTGGAGAACATGCGCAGCGCGGCGCCGGATCTGGACCTGGTCGACGTGCGCAAGACGCTCGGCTCGTTCCTGTTCTCCGGCGACGACGTCGACAAGCCGGCCGGTGTGCTCTCCGGCGGCGAGAAGACGCGTCTGGCGCTGGCCACGCTCGTGGTCTCCACGGCGAACGTGCTGCTGCTCGACGAGCCCACCAACAACCTGGACCCGGCTTCGCGCGCGGAGATCCTCGGGGCGCTCGGGACGTATGAGGGCGCTGTGATCATGGTGACCCACGATGAGGGCGCCGTGCAGGCGCTGAATCCGGAGCGCGTGATCCTGCTTCCGGACGGCGACGAGGATCTGTGGAGCGAGCAGTATTTGGATCTCGTTTCGCTCGCTTAG
- a CDS encoding metal-sulfur cluster assembly factor, with protein sequence MSTTELAPIEDVTEALRDVVDPELGINVVDLGLVYGLTVDDANIAVVDMTLTSAACPLQDVIEDQMRMALDGLVADFRVNWVWMPPWGPDKITDDGREQLRALGFNV encoded by the coding sequence ATGAGCACGACCGAACTGGCGCCGATCGAGGACGTCACCGAGGCGCTGCGCGACGTGGTCGACCCCGAGCTCGGGATCAACGTCGTTGATCTGGGCCTGGTGTACGGCCTGACCGTGGACGACGCCAACATCGCCGTGGTCGACATGACACTCACCTCGGCGGCGTGTCCGCTGCAGGACGTCATCGAGGACCAGATGCGCATGGCCCTGGACGGCCTGGTCGCCGACTTCCGGGTGAACTGGGTCTGGATGCCGCCGTGGGGTCCGGACAAGATCACCGACGACGGCCGGGAGCAGCTGCGCGCCCTCGGGTTCAACGTCTGA
- a CDS encoding SURF1 family protein: MSRYRFVFSWRWIRLHVLIWLILIPSFIGLGMWQRSRYHERTAENAVIRTAMNAPPVPIEGADAVGAAVAKQDRWKQLTLVGTFDTAHQFLARNHQENGNPGFYVITPLTLADGTSVLVNRGWIPTVSSDEQESPAIPSPPAGTVTITGRLQQSETKGNTGIRDVTTGLPTGQISLINTDALALKTGLQLRGGYAEVITSKPADSAANASGVQITPVDAPSLDEGPYLSYWFQWWLFCVIAAGGWITIIRREAQHRDREAAEAAEEDEYDEDDEDEYEDAEAEDAVDTAADAETEDPASAPAATAPAP, from the coding sequence GTGTCTCGGTACCGTTTCGTCTTCTCCTGGCGCTGGATCCGCCTGCATGTCCTGATCTGGCTGATCCTCATCCCCTCCTTCATCGGCCTGGGGATGTGGCAGCGGTCCCGCTATCACGAGCGGACCGCGGAGAACGCGGTGATCCGGACCGCCATGAACGCCCCGCCGGTGCCGATCGAGGGTGCCGACGCCGTGGGCGCCGCCGTCGCGAAGCAGGACCGCTGGAAGCAGCTCACGCTGGTCGGGACCTTCGACACGGCGCACCAGTTCCTGGCCCGCAACCACCAGGAGAACGGCAACCCGGGCTTCTACGTGATCACCCCGCTGACCCTGGCCGACGGCACGTCCGTCCTGGTCAACCGGGGCTGGATCCCGACCGTGAGCTCGGACGAGCAGGAGTCGCCGGCGATTCCGTCGCCGCCGGCCGGCACGGTCACGATCACCGGACGCCTGCAGCAGTCCGAGACCAAGGGCAACACCGGTATCCGGGACGTCACCACCGGGCTGCCGACCGGGCAGATCAGCCTGATCAACACCGACGCGCTGGCCCTCAAGACCGGGCTGCAGCTGCGCGGCGGCTACGCCGAGGTGATCACCTCGAAGCCGGCCGACTCGGCGGCGAACGCTTCAGGGGTGCAGATCACGCCGGTCGACGCCCCGTCCCTGGACGAGGGCCCGTACCTGTCCTACTGGTTCCAGTGGTGGCTGTTCTGCGTGATCGCGGCCGGCGGCTGGATCACGATCATCCGGCGCGAGGCCCAGCACCGGGACCGGGAGGCCGCCGAGGCGGCTGAAGAGGACGAGTACGACGAGGACGACGAGGACGAGTACGAGGACGCCGAAGCGGAAGACGCGGTGGACACCGCAGCCGACGCGGAGACCGAAGACCCGGCCTCCGCCCCGGCCGCTACCGCGCCAGCGCCCTGA
- a CDS encoding ABC transporter ATP-binding protein, with translation MGSPGMGMMMRGARGRNDKEILNHKLAPGTIKRIFTIARPYRLLIGVFLAITIVDAVLVVLPPLLSQNLVDDGVLKGDRGVVTRLALIIAAVAVGDAAASLVNRFLSSRIGEGLIYDLRTRVFAHVQRMPLAFFTRTQTGALISRLNSDVIGAQQAFTSVLSNVVSNVISLVLVAGTMFYLSWQITLLSLALLPVFLIPARRVGKRMQGQVRRQMQLNADMSAMMTERFNVSGALLAKLFGRPAEEDAEFAEKAAGVRNAGVSIALTGAWFMTALTLVASLATALTYLIGGRLAISHSITLGTLIALAALLGRLYGPLTALTNVRITVMSALVSFDRVFEVLDLEPMIKEKPDAGVLPTGPVPVEFDDVAFRYPTADEVSLASLESVARLDQAPSAQVLRGVTFTAAAGEMVALVGPSGAGKTTITSLANRLYDPLSGTVRIGGTDIRDVTLESLHATVGTVTQDAHMFHTTIRGNLLYARPTATEQELTEALRDAQILDLVQSLPEGLDTVVGDRGYRLSGGEKQRLAIARLLLKAPSVVVLDEATAHLDSESEAAVQRALARALRGRTSLVIAHRLSTVRDADQILVVDGGRIVERGRHEELLAAGGIYAELYRVQFQGQEGARSGEGGAEAEAEVAAAAG, from the coding sequence ATGGGCTCGCCGGGCATGGGCATGATGATGCGCGGCGCCCGTGGCCGGAACGACAAAGAGATCCTGAACCACAAGCTGGCTCCGGGGACCATCAAGCGGATCTTCACGATCGCCCGGCCCTACCGGCTGCTGATCGGCGTGTTCCTGGCGATCACGATCGTGGACGCGGTGCTGGTGGTCCTGCCTCCGCTGCTGTCCCAGAACCTGGTCGACGACGGCGTGCTCAAGGGCGACCGGGGCGTGGTGACCCGGCTGGCGCTGATCATCGCCGCGGTCGCGGTGGGCGACGCCGCGGCCTCGCTGGTGAACCGGTTCCTGTCCTCGCGGATCGGCGAGGGGCTGATCTACGACCTGCGGACCCGGGTGTTCGCGCACGTCCAGCGCATGCCGCTCGCCTTCTTCACCCGAACCCAGACCGGGGCGCTGATCTCCCGGCTGAACAGCGACGTCATCGGCGCCCAGCAGGCCTTCACCTCGGTGCTGTCGAACGTGGTGTCGAACGTCATCAGCCTGGTGCTGGTCGCCGGGACCATGTTCTACCTGTCGTGGCAGATCACCCTGCTCTCGCTGGCGTTGCTGCCGGTGTTCCTGATCCCGGCCCGCCGGGTCGGCAAGCGCATGCAGGGCCAGGTCCGGCGCCAGATGCAGCTGAACGCGGACATGTCGGCGATGATGACTGAGCGCTTCAACGTCTCCGGCGCCCTGCTGGCCAAGCTGTTCGGCCGGCCCGCCGAGGAGGACGCGGAGTTCGCCGAGAAGGCCGCCGGGGTGCGCAACGCCGGCGTCAGCATCGCCCTGACCGGCGCGTGGTTCATGACCGCGCTGACCCTGGTCGCCTCCCTGGCCACCGCGCTGACCTACCTGATCGGCGGCCGCCTGGCGATCAGCCACTCGATCACCCTGGGCACCCTGATCGCCCTGGCGGCCCTGCTCGGCCGGCTCTACGGCCCGCTGACCGCGCTGACCAACGTCCGCATCACGGTGATGTCGGCCCTGGTCTCCTTCGACCGCGTCTTCGAGGTCCTGGACCTGGAGCCGATGATCAAGGAGAAGCCGGACGCCGGCGTCCTGCCGACCGGGCCGGTCCCGGTCGAGTTCGACGACGTCGCCTTCCGCTACCCGACCGCCGACGAGGTGTCGCTGGCGTCCCTGGAGTCGGTGGCGCGCCTGGACCAGGCCCCGTCGGCGCAGGTGCTGCGCGGCGTGACCTTCACCGCGGCGGCCGGCGAGATGGTGGCCCTGGTCGGCCCGAGCGGCGCCGGGAAGACCACGATCACCTCCCTGGCCAACCGCCTGTACGACCCCCTCTCGGGCACGGTCCGCATCGGCGGCACCGACATCCGCGACGTCACCCTGGAGTCCCTGCACGCCACGGTCGGCACGGTGACGCAGGACGCGCACATGTTCCACACCACGATCCGCGGCAACCTGCTGTACGCGCGCCCCACGGCCACCGAGCAGGAACTGACCGAGGCCCTGCGCGACGCACAGATCCTGGACCTGGTCCAGAGCCTGCCCGAGGGCCTGGACACCGTGGTCGGCGACCGCGGCTACCGCCTGTCCGGCGGCGAGAAGCAGCGGCTGGCGATCGCCCGCCTGCTGCTGAAGGCGCCGAGCGTCGTCGTCCTCGACGAGGCCACCGCGCACCTGGACAGCGAGAGCGAGGCGGCCGTGCAGCGGGCGCTGGCCCGGGCGCTGCGCGGACGGACGTCGCTGGTGATCGCGCACCGGCTGTCGACGGTGCGCGACGCGGACCAGATCCTGGTGGTCGACGGCGGCCGGATCGTGGAGCGCGGGCGGCATGAGGAGCTGCTGGCCGCCGGTGGGATTTATGCCGAGCTGTATCGGGTGCAGTTCCAGGGGCAGGAAGGTGCGCGGAGCGGGGAGGGCGGCGCCGAGGCCGAGGCCGAGGTTGCCGCGGCTGCTGGGTGA
- the sufU gene encoding Fe-S cluster assembly sulfur transfer protein SufU produces the protein MQLESMYQEIILDHYRHPHHKGLREPYATQVHHVNPTCGDEVTMRVDLKGDVISDISYESQGCSISQASASVMADLLIGKSVEQAREVQETFLQLMQAKLDGPEFAEEHEEVLEDAVAFAGVAKYPGRVKCALLSWMAWKDATAQALADTEKKSGVKA, from the coding sequence ATGCAGCTGGAATCGATGTACCAGGAGATCATCCTGGACCACTATCGCCACCCGCACCACAAGGGTCTGCGTGAGCCGTACGCGACCCAGGTGCACCACGTGAACCCGACGTGCGGTGACGAGGTGACCATGCGCGTCGACCTCAAGGGCGACGTGATCAGCGACATCTCTTACGAGTCCCAGGGCTGCTCCATCAGCCAGGCCTCGGCCTCGGTCATGGCGGACCTGCTCATCGGCAAGTCGGTGGAGCAGGCGCGCGAGGTGCAGGAGACCTTCCTGCAGCTGATGCAGGCCAAGCTGGACGGTCCGGAGTTCGCCGAGGAGCACGAGGAGGTGCTGGAGGACGCCGTGGCGTTCGCCGGCGTCGCCAAGTACCCCGGGCGTGTGAAGTGCGCGCTGCTGTCGTGGATGGCCTGGAAGGACGCGACCGCGCAGGCGCTGGCAGACACAGAGAAGAAGAGTGGTGTGAAGGCATGA